The following nucleotide sequence is from Labeo rohita strain BAU-BD-2019 chromosome 3, IGBB_LRoh.1.0, whole genome shotgun sequence.
GAACATCACAGTATATCTGTTCCtttcataaatatacatattaaaccAAAGGTTTACAAAAGGCTAAACAAATCAACATTGTCCACAGCCAAATGATAATCACTGCTAAATCTGTCTATAAAATGTCTTATTCGCATCAACCTAGTTAATTCAATCTGAAATGGCTTCCGCACACACAGTCAACTGAACAAACTGAAATACTCAATGATCTGAAATGATAAACAATGCAGTATCACGATAGCaagtattatttttcaataaacatCACATAAATTAAATGTGCGCTTGTATAATTAGTCAAAGACAACTAAAAAATCTATTGTAAAACAGCAACCCAGTACTCACTTCCGTACAGCGTTCTTGCACCGTGTGTTACGTCACCGAGATGAGCGGTGTTCTCATATGATTGGTGGAAGTGGAGGAATGCGGCATTATGGGTAatgcagtcataaaaaaaacggATGCGATTTCCTGTTTTATTCTCTTGCACAAAATCAATAACATGATTGATCGTAAACCAGTTAccttatatttaggcaaaagcGTCCCACCTGCATTTAAATGCTGATCAGCTCCCTCAAACAATTATGCATTacgcatatatatatttgtaaacataatcattattacagAAATTATTAGATTAtcattacaataaaacagttAGAATTCATTAAAAAGCTAGTAATTAAAACAATGTGTTCACGTGATGTGCGAAATGCGCGCGGTTTTTCTTCAAGCCAGAGAGACGTTTGTTGTACTCGCTCAGCTAAACTTGTTATAACTGCATAAAAgtgtttataataatttaaatttacattgttttttggAAATTACATCTGAGgactttttttaatccaaatttTCAGGACTTCAGGTAAGCAGCCAGTAAACTTGGACAACCctgcatatgctggtaggtatgttttgatgctggtttatgctggtccttagcataaaccagcaaaggaccatcttaaaccagcatcaaaacatacctaccagcaaatgctgttttttttttttttttttttttttttcaccagggaaattGGCTGTGGCTGTATTAATGGACTATTAACTTTTCCAAATGACTATAACAAACTCCAACTATTATAATACCTTTAAAGAAAGCTTCATTGTTACTTGTCTAAACTGCCGTTAACCGACTTTGCATGGATGAAAGTAACACAAAATATAGTTATAGAAAAGTAGCTTTGTATCAAACAGCATTATGAATGGTTTAAGCAGCACTATGATGATTAATTGACTGAATATTTGCTTTAATACAGTCAGgtcaaaagaagaaaagaagaggTCATGAGGATGGAACAGAAAGTTACATGCAGGTGAGATAGATTTACAATAAGAGAAAATATTGGATGTTATTCTATGCATCAATCCCTTGTGTACAAGAGTTGGAATTTGGTTTATTGTTAATTGCGTGCAATTACCATAGTGACAGTTTATAAATTGAGGTTtttaaatcatctgaaagctgaagatacaactatttgaaaatctggaatctgagggtgcaaaaaatattgagaaaatcacctttaaagttgtccaaatgaagttcttagcaatgcatattaatcaaaaattaagttgtaatATAGTTACGgtagaacatttacaaaatatcttagtagaacatgatctttacttaatatcctaatgatttttggcttaaaagaaaaCTTTATAATGTTAACCCgtacaatgtattattggctgttgctacaaatacacccatgctacttacgactggttttgtggtctagatTCACATATTCTctctaatatttttaaatattttataatattttattttatagttaaacAGTGAGATGACATCTTAAATATTTATCACGCTTATATTTACATGAATGTTCTccacttaaatatatataaattgtcttatttgaaaaaaaaaaataaatacaataatatgcagtaatattttattttacaatatatatttatatcacaattctgttttaCTAAAACGTTTGTCTCTAAATAAAGTTAGTCTGTAGGGGTCAGTAAAGTGCCACTGTTCAGCAAAATTGCCTTAACTGTATATAATAACTACCATTTTGCAAAATACCATTTCATTCTCTTAACAGATGATGCagtatattttcagtgtttgttgTCATGATGTGTGTAATGATCATACGCAGAAATCAGCCAGATTACATGTAGCAGTTATAAGACAAAAGGGACAATACAgatattgcatttattagaaaaatcgtcctttatttgtattttcaacACACTTTACAGTACTGAACagtgaaagaaaaaatatactggtatatatttatatatttgttttttttatatatagctgTTTgcttattaaatgcattttattcacaaaatgaCAACTTAGTTCTCTCAGAGGAAAAcctttcataaaaataatataatataaaataacttggacACATTATACACATTACAGCAATATAATGTACAAATATTACAATCATTTTcctgtgttttctttttcatttatattattaccaTAACTTGTGAACAAGTAACGCATATTATTTAAAGCCCAGAGAATAATTTCATTGGAGAGTCTCATGAGGCATGACTtcaaagtacaaagaaaaactgtTCTCTGATTAAGCCATGTCATCGTTCTGACTGTCTCTTGGTCATTAACCTCACAGAAGTATTTAAAAACCCTATTAAAAGCCATTACAGTGCAGATTATTGACACAGAGTAGCTGATGTTGCTCAGTGCTTTAGCGGAAAATGGCGTCGAGGACCAAAAAGACGACGTTTGGACCGAGCCATTTAAAGTGCTTACCCTGTGCCATGCTATACAACGCTCCGTACCATTCCCCCGATATCAGCCATCTCACAACAACTTCctacagaaaaaataaagtgctgGTAAAGACAAGTTTTAGAAACAACGGATGATTAGTCTGATTTCCAATACAATTCAAATATTCACATTTAAAGGTGGTGGGAGGTTGACTAAAATCCCCCAAGTGAATGGCAGGGAGATGACAGGAGAAAGAAAGGGGACGGTGGAGGGTGCTTATGAAATTCCACAATTCAACTACAGCTCATTACAACTAAAAGTGATTCATTGTGACAGTGACTGATTCTGAGAGATTTCTCAAATTTAcaattcaacattacagtatatacAAAACAAGCAGTGATTTGTCTACTATTTATATTCGATAGTagttttttgattttcaaaccATCAAACCAGaatgatacaaaaataaaaactgtacacAAACTGTTCAAAGAAAACACTTGGTTTTTCCTTTTGATACCCAAAAAGAATGGCAGCAaggaattaattttaataatttcttaataaGAAACAATTGCTACAGTGTCGTGTTAAAATGGCAAATATTATTTGTTAGCGTAGTGCTCACAACATTAACGtaaagccacacacacacacacacacaaaaacagtttcAAGGTAAGACAGGCAAATGTATATGGGAATGTCATCGGTTCGCACAAACCGATCCCGTTTCCTCCCGTGGTCCACCAAATGAAAACTTACACCATGACATCCTCTAATCCTGCCACAGACAAGTACAGTTATCACATACGTACTGGTATGACCTCAAGTTACTGCTCTGACAGGCACAGGCTTGTGTAAAGCTAAGCTACTGACCAGCAGAAACTAGCTTGCCATCGTATTTCAAGAGGGATGCTCAAAAACGCTGCCCCACGATATAGCAACAATTGGTTCATTCAACTGAACTAAacccaaacaaaaaaactcttgAGAGATGAGAGAGGCAATATTGCAAATCTAACATCAACCTGAGAACTCACACTCATTTTCTTACTttctatctctctctttctccctttAAAGTTGGTGAAAAGTCAGACAGACATCACTAAAAAATCCAGGACGTGAAATACATTAGAGTTGAACAGTTTCGTTTAACGGCATGACCTGCTATCTCTGTCTGTCCTCCGTTGTAGTCACTCCGCcatgcagaaaaactaccctaCACCTCCAGATGGCGCTATCGTGCACTCAGACATTTAGCAAGGCATATAGACGTGAAACAAATAATCTGGGATATAATGCCAACGTCTTATTATTCCACAATGCGACAGGTAGAAACCCCGCAGTTGACATTAAGGCAAAAAAGCATCAAACTCAATATGGCTGCACGTGACTCGCTTTATCCGTCTTCCCGACATCCAACCACCAACGTCTTTCCCTCTCAGATATGCCTCATCTTCTCTCGCCATCCTCTGTTCTAGCCACGATCAAGGCTTCTCCAACTTATCAGCTAAGCACTCATTCCTTTGGCAAAACATAATGTAGTGTGTATTGGTGCCGAGTATATATCATCAGCGCGAGTGGGTGAAGGTGACAGAGTCTGTGCGAATGTGTGCTGCAATTGAGGAGACTGATGCTTTTACAAATTTGGCAGGAATggatataacaaaacaaaacaaaaagaaggcAAAACATATGTTTCAAAGCATCACATGGCTTATCCTCAGAAAGTGACTATCATTAGTTATTCACATGGAAAGTGAGGGCAGTCCGTGAGCAGCGGCGGTGATAAATCCTAATCTAGTCCCTAAATGCTCGGCTGGCTTGAAAGCGACCGAGGAAGACTGACAGATGAGAGCAGGAATTATCACAAAGACAATGCGAATGCTCCATGCCGGCACGAACCATATTCGATGGAGATAGATTGcttaaaaagagaaagagacaatcaaaaatgaagacaaaagCAGACACTCCTGTCCCACGATGCATTGCTTCACAACAGCTCCAGAGTTGAAGCTGGTGGTTCAGAAAGGCACACGGCCATCTTGCACTGGTAGCACTCCTGGGTAAAGGGTAAGAGGGGGTGGGACCCGCTAACAAATCATTTCCGACATACTCATCCGTCCACAGTCTTCTGGACAGCAGACGTTATCTGATTTTCTCCCGGCAGATGCAACTGTGTTCTCCCTATGAcagaaattgaaaaaaagtctCTCAGATTTCACTCGGCATGTGAAGTCTGAGGATTTAAGTCCCTGTTAGAATGCTTCAGAAACTGATTATTGACACTGATGCTCCTTTTTATGATGGCTTTTTCCCAAAGAGATTCCTTTCAGATCCAAGCCCCCTGaacacatacacagacacacagccGTGCGTTTGCATGTGGATACTGTGTGGTATCGTTATTTTAGGTTAAAACTCATGTACGtctgtgaatgtgtgtatgtgtatgtgtggaaATTCCAGAGTGCTACACTGACGTAATGGCCCTTTACAAACCCCACCGTAATTCTGTTTCTCCGTCAAACCTCACCCTCGCTGCTGCTGGACGGACTCCAGCTTGCACTCGAAATCTACAGTTGCTGTGTTAAATACTTCTCTGAtatcaatattattttgttccctttttgaaaaataaaatcaaatgtctTATTGGATTGGTACACAAGACTTATTCTGTTCATGGTCTAGCTATCAGAAACAGAAGAGTCCTATGTGAACGGAATAGGGACAGTTTTTGAAGGATGGCCCCTACTTAGCCCCCTGGGCCAGACAGCTGTTCCTTGAGTCTCGAGTATTACGTGTCATCGGTAGGAGAGGATgacttctcctcctcctccgtcTCCTCCACGGGGCTCTCGTCAGACTGTCTCTCGTCCTCCTCCTCGACTACTGACTGAACCTGCAGTCGCCTCCGTCCCGACCTCTCGACCACCACCTCTGTCACCTCCTCGCCGTCCTCCATTTTTTCTTCTATCTCGTCCTCCTCGGCTTCGTCCGCCTCTTCGTCTTCTTTCTTTGCCTCTTTCCCATGGCTGTCTATGTGGTTGTGACTGGGAGCACCATCCTGTCCTGTTTCTCCCTCCAGGGTGAGTTGAAACTGGAATTTGTTCGTGCAGGATTCAAGCTCATTATCCGGGCCGTCGGGCGGTGGCGACGGGCTCTGGGGAATGGTGCTTTGGTACCAGTCCCGGTTGTCCTCAAGGGTGTCCAAAATTTCCTGAGCATCAGGGTGGACCAGGTCCCCCCAGGTCTCCCACAGGGGATGCACAATATAATCAATAAATCCCACCTGAATAAGGAAACAAACAGAGAGACCGTTTAGGAGCAGCTTGTGTCAGAGAAGGTTGagaatgtatgtttgtgtgggTGTTTATACGTCTACCTGACTCTTTTCCACGGACGCAGTGTGTTTGTCACACATGGGGCTGATTTCCATCCCACGCTCTCGCTCTTTATCGCCCTGCCGGAAGAACTCCTCCATAATACGCTCAGTCCACTGCCTGTACACTGCCAGGGGCTTGGTTGGGTTACTAAGGTCAGCACAGTGCACCATGTTCCTCAGGACCtgcacacacgcatacacacttGTGACTAACTAGTCTGTCTGTTTTTTCTAGTCTGCACTTACAGACTCATAGTTTTGAACTGGTTCGTTGCACGATAAAACACACACCTGTATTCGGTCATTATAATGGTCCAGCATCAGCACACCTGAACTTGTCACTTTCTTGGTCTCAACCATTGTTTTTAGATCTGCCAGCAAGCTCATATGCTTTGACATGTCTGTTGCCAGGACCTGAGAAGACAAGGAAATAAAAGTGTGTTTGTTTCCATTTACACatgaaatagaaaaaagaaaaaatggagGTTCGGTATGGTGCAATCAGGGTCTAACCATGTCAATGACCAGCTTGCGCAGACTCTGCCGTTGCCGTTTGGTGAGGTTCTGAAAGATGTCACAGTTCTCCTCATGCAGAAGCTTGAAGCCTACAGCCAGGTGGTGGTTCTCCAGTACAGATTCATCGTTGTACATTAACGCCAGTTCTGAGTCTGGTAAAAAGAGCAGGTCAGGCTATCAGTGGATTTCAGGGCTTAACAATAAGGGTGGCCCACTGGGCCAGTGTTGAATACTGAAAATTGTACATTTGTTGATCTGAATTCTTTATCTTCAACATCCATTTTTATGCCCTGGTTTTCTGTGATATATTCTTCCTACCCAgttgcttctcaaaactagcccattCACGTTTTTGAGGGGGTCCCCCAATAAAGGTTACGTATGGTGGGGTTGGGTTACTTTTTTGGGTGGGGTTCCTGTGgcaaaattcacattccaggggcaaaatatcacattattggagTTGCTTTAACCtacagacataaaaaacaacccacagcaacagtgttaaagcagGGAGCCCAATTTTgtgggaaaaccacagacttggcaacactgtttgTTATTGTTACGATGGCAAAGACGTTGAAAGCATTTCTTATGTGTAAAAAGTACCTATACATGTGAGAGGCAGCAAGATTGGAAGAAAAGCTTGACGTACTAGCAACTACAGATTAAGGCTATTTTATTCATTAGGATATTGATGCATTTTGACAGACTAACGCGAGATTAGTTGTAACAAACGTGCTTTAACTATTATTACACATGCTAGCATAACAaaaattacggtatttactagttgccatatcaACACTATATAGGGAaaaaaagtgtgccaaaattcaaaaatcttttgaagatattgctgaacatttattttaccatagcaAAAGTAAACTTCTGGCTaaagtaaatttttcatctcagtttttagtattcatttaaaataatgcaaatttgctattattttaatctccaatctgttatttatcagtttagatttgaaaaaaaaaaaattagatagtTTTCACTAATTAGCAGAAGACCCTAACCATTTTAAATTCCAGTTGCACATTTGGGAatgttgtaacactgcgttacaacGTGCCCcactattattaaactatgctatacACAATTtacttttatgaattttaataaGAAACCAATAAAGATTGACAGtcaatgtttaatgttcataaattattatttcaagaaatgtaaggCATTTTGGCACATTTatgtgtcttgttttctgtcAGAGCTGTGTGAGGAGGGAAGGGAGTGTTGaattcatttgtgtgtttttttgaatgTCCAAATGTGTTTATTCATCTATTTGcccacattgttttgaactatactgtatagctgtgtgtTAAGATCAGAGCTGTCCCAAGCATGGTtgcagtatttttatatttaataatatgattatatttaatCCTTAAAACCACCATaatcttatttgaaaaagttaaaataatttcaatttattgacaaaatattttagttagtcttatatatttttattcattagatcagataacattttaagtggTCATATTGGTCACATTACCCTTCacgttacaatgtaccccaacTACGGGGCATGTCACATTTTACTTCCATTCAGCTGGggtaaatgaagaaaaacatatacactaattatgaaacaagtgacatatttgtactagacaagtgtgaaattaatgtagataaaaaaataatacaccgAACCCcatgtggatttacacaaactaaGAAAGTCAAAATGTGTTCAGCACTACCCTAATTATGTGTGAATTTGACCATTTGATGCAGTATACTTTCACAAGTATTTAAGCACAATAGGCTGTGAAAGAGAACTGAATTCGGGATTGCGTGCTTCTACATTCTTATTGTTGATGCCTATGATTTTGTACTGCTCTgaagccgggctcacactacaggttTTTTAGCCCAATTTTGCccgagaatcggagcaaaaatcttgttgaGCACCTTGATTGGTCCTGATGTTTGGCatggattatctggtaatgtgagacgttcacagatcgaatcttgcaACTCtcgatctgctctcacacaaattgCGGCCGCCCCAATCATATCAAGCATGTATGATattcatgattttaaaatgggatGATCACGGCTATGTTTAtgtcagtactttcacaacagccaatgcgaccgcaaaacagctgctgtatggtccattggatagtggagatggaggaaactgcttcttatgCTTTGTAGTAACGCTGCCTGtataatatgttaaaacataccacaaccgcaTGGAGCAAGGAAAGCTCTGGAGTGAATTGTCTCAGTTTTGAACATACTGGGTGAGTGCATAAAGCTGCTAGCACGCAAGCtaacatatgtaaacattagttgctgaaatgacgatcTGTTGCGTAAGATCCCTCCGTCAtgataattgtaataatatcttgtagtgtgtgatgcgctacgattttcaaatcttgtagtgtgtgcatgtttaagatttcagggaagataatctgcaaagattctccttatgtgtgcacTGCAACCAGATTTCTAATCAGTTAGGactttaaaaatcctgtagtgtgagccagGCTTAAACCAGTTCTCAGATgtcatcatcattatttttacaatgcAGACTTACTGGTATTGATGAGGAACTGGTTGGAAACTCCAGGGTGGTCTACATCATGAATGGCAGCAGCGAACAATGCAGCCAGAATTTCAAGATCAGTGAAAACAGCCTGGTGGGAAGATGGGATAGTATGAAGTTCATTATGTATAGTGTCATTGCTGACTTTGAAATCTGATTTCAGATTATTAAATATGGCACTGGATATCACATGTTGGCATTTACTCACGTCCAATGCCGGTGTGGAGAGCAGCACATGTGTTGACTGTGTGACATCAGCGGCATGTAGGCTGTTGTGATAGGCCACGTTGGCATGGTAGTGGTCTTCCAGTGTCATCACATAGGTGATAAATGTGTCCACTGGGATCCGAAATGTCTTTAATAGATCCCTTTCCTTTAACGCATCGCAGATCGTAGACAGAACATAAAGAGTGGAAATAAACTATAATCATGAGTCACTATAAAAAATGAAGAGGTTTGCCGTTGTAACTAGTATTGCTGAGTATAAATACAGATCCTGATTCAATTAGATTTGGATACCTAAGTTCTTATGTCCATTATCAGTTTGATTTGACTGCAAACTTACATTCACAGGAACACTGATACAGGGAACATTCTGACTCGAAACATtgcaaacatgtacattttaaaaattaactatGTAGTTGAGTGAGTGAGTTCAGCAGAACACAGGGTACGTGCAGCACAGAAAGTGCAAGCACATTTCCCCACAGCCACTGAAAACAGGCACTGAGTAAAAGATTGATTTGGGgattttaagaatcaatattgtgATTGTTCAAATTTAGATAAttgaaaaatctatattttaccCACCCCTAGTAATGAgcatacaaaataaactaaaccaCATAGACATCTTTGCATCTGTCATATCTCAAAATTACAGAACAACACAGGAACATTTATAGCAAAAACCACCCACCTGGAAGATAGCAAACATGATGCAACTTAGAGGTCTGTTATTGGAATACTCTGCCACACGGAAGATATTAAGGCCCCACTTGTTTAAGTCATTCAGCTCCTGTAAAGAACATTAAATCATCAAACCCATTTGACAAACTGACATTTTTATACCAATAACTAGTAGTAATGGTATATGAGTATGCATGCATTGTGCCTGTACCCTGGCCAGTGCGTCCTCCTGCTCGGTTTTGACCCCGAAGCGGGGCAGGGCTGCACTAGTGAGGCTCGAGCTATGTGTTAGCTTCTTGACACCGCTGATGTGAGACATTGGTTTTTCTCGCTCCCGGAGTGTAGGAGAGGGAATCTCCACCTCATTCTGTTTGTCTGAGACACAACCAATGCATGAAACTTTAACAGATGACAGCTAATTTCAAATCAGTAAGCATCGAGTGAATGTACTCCAGTATAACATACTACAGTGTTGAAACTAAGGTTCTGTGCTTCTGAAAATAGAAGCAAGCCTGAGATGTACAGAGCAGAGCGTGCGCAGACTCACTCACCTAGGAAGGTAGTGGAGATGTATTCAGACACCTGATTCCCCGAGCGGCTCATCTCAGACAGATGAGACAGTTCCCTGTTTAACATCCTCTTGAACTAGAGATCAGAAAAGGGAAAGATGGGGGTAGATAGACAGGGAAACGGGGAGAGTGATAAGTACACAGcagataataataatgcagaaaaacacaaatttcagtctatctaaaaaataaactaacatGATAAACGGATAGTGATTGATATGattaaatggatagtttacccaaaaaataaaataaataaatagttacaaagaaaaagataaaaattgGGTTTCAAACAAcattggaccccactgactttcatcatattcactattaatttttaaagcacattctgatttagtcttagtcatagtcttttgactaaaagtcatattttagtcatctgaattgttttagttttagtctagttttagtagACTCAATCTACAGTAGATTTACTAAAATCAGATAAAGTGTTatgcatttattgcatttatttatttctctaaaatttcCGAACTCatataggtttgatattaaggttttatcgTAACAGACAgagatttaactgctgtgacacaacatgcctttatattaaaattaaataaaaccacttctcataaagaaacaagccctctttttaatgaaatacgAATGGTTAGGCCTATATAATATGCTTCCTTTATAACAACTTGCTTACCAtattcattctttcaagcagacatatttatttatacaaataaatttagatgaatctttattagggctactgaagtgattcagtcaagagcagtgggtggttttctgtctttcttttgttgcttgacaaacaatagcaactaaattaggctgctgtccctttaaaaccgaaTGCACGGGTGCAATGTACTCACACACATCTGGAATTCTCCGAAATGTTTACGTTCACTTAAGATGTATCTGAGTGTGTTTACCTGAATTCTTGTAAAAAACAGACAATTCATCATGAATTCATCAATTCATCACGTTTTCTCCATTTTTTCAACACAAAAGAGAACTGAATTCAGTACTGCTTTTCTGCAGAGAGGTgattttctgcactaaacaagtttattttatcGTCACGTTTTTGTCTGTGAAAAAAATGTCGAaaattatgatgaaaattattcataggcaaaattaacactgattGTATGGACAGAAACAGTTTTCAAAATGATGGTGCATGATGGTGTCGTCA
It contains:
- the pde4a gene encoding cAMP-specific 3',5'-cyclic phosphodiesterase 4C isoform X2 gives rise to the protein MGVVEAIDPPPSSCPSPVPGGYRLAHSSSYSPLQGRGGSELELGAAADGVLDGGGQAERRTPFMDLFCETCSKPWLIGWWDQFKRMLNRELSHLSEMSRSGNQVSEYISTTFLDKQNEVEIPSPTLREREKPMSHISGVKKLTHSSSLTSAALPRFGVKTEQEDALARELNDLNKWGLNIFRVAEYSNNRPLSCIMFAIFQERDLLKTFRIPVDTFITYVMTLEDHYHANVAYHNSLHAADVTQSTHVLLSTPALDAVFTDLEILAALFAAAIHDVDHPGVSNQFLINTNSELALMYNDESVLENHHLAVGFKLLHEENCDIFQNLTKRQRQSLRKLVIDMVLATDMSKHMSLLADLKTMVETKKVTSSGVLMLDHYNDRIQVLRNMVHCADLSNPTKPLAVYRQWTERIMEEFFRQGDKERERGMEISPMCDKHTASVEKSQVGFIDYIVHPLWETWGDLVHPDAQEILDTLEDNRDWYQSTIPQSPSPPPDGPDNELESCTNKFQFQLTLEGETGQDGAPSHNHIDSHGKEAKKEDEEADEAEEDEIEEKMEDGEEVTEVVVERSGRRRLQVQSVVEEEDERQSDESPVEETEEEEKSSSPTDDT
- the pde4a gene encoding cAMP-specific 3',5'-cyclic phosphodiesterase 4C isoform X1, whose translation is MMEPPPCSKKSLSLSLPVPREGQATLKPPQHLWRQPRTPIKIKHRGYSDTDRHHHRQIERSNAMDTSDRPGLKKSRMSWPSSFQGTTSASMSNCAGNKRYDGENGPSPGRSPMDSQASPGLVLHPSFPQSQRRESFLYRSDSDYDMSPKTMSRNSSINSEGHAEDLIVTPFAQVLASLRTVRSNFTILANVTTPTNKRSPVTSQPTVPPATLSDETYQQLARETLEELDWCLDQLETIQTHRSVSEMASNKFKRMLNRELSHLSEMSRSGNQVSEYISTTFLDKQNEVEIPSPTLREREKPMSHISGVKKLTHSSSLTSAALPRFGVKTEQEDALARELNDLNKWGLNIFRVAEYSNNRPLSCIMFAIFQERDLLKTFRIPVDTFITYVMTLEDHYHANVAYHNSLHAADVTQSTHVLLSTPALDAVFTDLEILAALFAAAIHDVDHPGVSNQFLINTNSELALMYNDESVLENHHLAVGFKLLHEENCDIFQNLTKRQRQSLRKLVIDMVLATDMSKHMSLLADLKTMVETKKVTSSGVLMLDHYNDRIQVLRNMVHCADLSNPTKPLAVYRQWTERIMEEFFRQGDKERERGMEISPMCDKHTASVEKSQVGFIDYIVHPLWETWGDLVHPDAQEILDTLEDNRDWYQSTIPQSPSPPPDGPDNELESCTNKFQFQLTLEGETGQDGAPSHNHIDSHGKEAKKEDEEADEAEEDEIEEKMEDGEEVTEVVVERSGRRRLQVQSVVEEEDERQSDESPVEETEEEEKSSSPTDDT